The proteins below are encoded in one region of Rhodoluna lacicola:
- a CDS encoding peroxiredoxin, whose product MSLIIGDPAPEFELLNQYGETVSLADFRGKKPVVLVFYPLSFSGICTGELCEIRDNFAKFENENVELLAISVDSKFVQKQFAEHEGYKFSVLADFWPHGGVAKQYGVFIEEAGIANRATFVINKNGDLVAKFITAPGQARSLDEYDRALAAL is encoded by the coding sequence ATGAGCCTAATTATCGGTGATCCAGCACCAGAGTTTGAACTGTTAAATCAGTACGGCGAGACCGTTAGTTTGGCTGATTTCCGCGGTAAGAAGCCCGTGGTTCTTGTGTTTTACCCACTTTCTTTTTCCGGCATCTGCACCGGCGAACTATGCGAAATTCGCGATAACTTCGCCAAGTTTGAGAATGAAAACGTTGAATTGCTAGCGATTTCTGTGGACTCAAAGTTTGTGCAGAAGCAGTTCGCCGAGCACGAGGGCTACAAGTTCTCTGTTCTGGCCGACTTTTGGCCTCACGGAGGCGTGGCCAAGCAGTATGGCGTGTTTATCGAAGAGGCGGGCATCGCTAACCGGGCAACCTTTGTTATCAACAAGAATGGCGACTTAGTTGCCAAGTTCATCACCGCACCTGGTCAGGCTCGAAGCCTCGATGAGTACGATC